The nucleotide sequence AATGCCTGTGGGTATTCAGTTGAGCCGACATTAGTTTTCCCGCCTGCTCTTCGTCTGGCAAGTTATATCAAAGATAATCCAGAGGGTGCAGATTTTACGGATGGTGTTAATATCGATAAGTCGGTATTTGGTCCAGCGAATATTGAGGTAGTTGTGGTGGCGAAGGGTAATGGTGATATGGATGTGGAGGTATCTGGGGTTGATGAGTTTGGTCGTGACAATACTTGGACAGCGACAATACCAGCGAATTCACCGCAAGGAACACGGATTGATTTAGAGAATGCCAATGGTTTGCGTTGTTATGATGTGACGGGGATTGAGGTTAGCGGTGGCACTTCTGGCGATGAATTTCATGTTTATACGAAGGCAGACCGAACGATTACTCCGTAAAATGTTAAAAAACTTGAAAGGAGGTCAAAATGGCACAGGTGAGAACTAATGTAAACAACATTTGTTTTGGAGTTGGTAATGTGATTATAGATGGACGCACGGTTGGTGCAATTCAAGGCGAGATTGTGCTTACTGAGACGCGGACAGTGAAAGAGATTGATGATGTGGCTCAGTATCCCGGGCAAACTCTGAAGGTGCGGATGCTAGGGCGAAAGTGGTTTTTGCGGTTAAATTTGTATGAGGCTAATTTACAGAACTTGCAGTTGGCGTTAGAGGGTGATGTTGATGGTGAGCAATCAAAGTTGGTTGCTGGTGGGACGTCATCGGACAAGTATGTTCGAGAGCATACGATAGAGATTTATGGTCAAGGTGCTGACTTAAAGAATCGCAAGTTTTATGCTTATCGTGCTGTAGTGGTAGAGCCCGGGGAAATCAATCTTTTCTCGAATGAGGGAACACGTATTCCGATAACATTCCAGTTATTACCGGTGCCTGGGGTTCCTGCGTCAAGCAATGTGTTTTATATCCTTGATTATCAAGAATAAGAAACAAATCAAGTTAAACTAAACGCAATAGGAGGATAGTATGGAAATTAAAGATACCAACATAGCGGCGTATTTATTATCGGTTAGGGACAAGAATGGCAAGCCGTTGTTTTATTTGGCGTCGACGAGGTATGATCCTGATAAGAATATAGTTTATTTTAACATTGCTGGTGCTTCTGATAGTGAGATTCGGCAGCATATAAACAAGTTTTTTAGAGAGGTGCATGATGTGTTTGCTATGCGGCGGTATCTTTTGGATATTGTGTTTCAGCAGTATGGCATTAAGCCGAAGTATTTTGCTCCAGATTATTCGATAATCCCAGTTAAGACGACAAATCAAAATGCCAATCAAAATGCCAATCAAAATACCAATCAAAAGGTTAATCAGAAAAACAGGTAGGGGGGTTATATGGAGCGTAAGGAATATGTTATAAGGGTTGGTGGTAAAGAGTATAAGGTGTTGACGCCGTTTTCTTTTAGGTTCTACCAGTGGTTGTTTAATGAGATTTTACCAGAAAAGATTGAGGCGGCTGATGATGTGATGGATGTTGCTACTCATAATATTTATAGCAAGTTTAATGAGATACAGAGCAAGTTGACTGGAGTACCGCTTGAGGAAATAGAAGAGAAGCAGACTGTGGATGAGCTTGAAGAGTCGATACAGAGGTTTATAGAGCAGTTTGCGGAGGAGGCAAAGAGCATCCCTTTTACAAAGGCTCTTCTGTTGGTGACTCGGTCGAGGGTGCGTATGTCGCAAGTTCCTTTGGAGCGTCCTCTGGACCGAGCGGACGAGATAAAGATGACTGGGTCTGGCGGTTGATAGCGTTAGGGCTTAAGTGTTTTGGTGGTGGTTTATCAGAGGGCAGTGTTAACAAAGTGCTTGACATGCCGTTTGTGTGGTTAATTCGGCTTATTGCGGCGTTGCGTGCTGATGATGAGTTGGTGGGCAAATCAGACAATGGGATGACAAATATTACAAGTTTTAATACTTGGGGATATTAGGGGGTATTAGGAGGTATTGGGAGGTATTAGGAGGTATTAATGGCTAAAATAGGCGAGTTAGTAGTTGAGTTAAAGTTAATAAGGGAGAAGTTTTCGCAAGAGTTGCGTCGAGCAACTGATGATATTGGGCAGTTTAAGCGTTCATTTTCGGCACTGAGCAATGTTGCGGCGGTAGTTGGGACTGCGGTTGTCGGTGCTTTAAGTAAAATGACTTATGATTTTGTGCGTTATGGTAGCGAGATTGACCGATTGTCTAAGATTACCGGTATTGCTACGGATTCTATTCAGAAGTTGGTTTATGCGGCGCAGCAGGAGCATACGTCGGTTGAGGGTTTGGCTGTTGGATTGCGGAATTTATCGCGGACGATGGTTGAGGCTCAGCAGGGGACGAAAGAGTATGTTGAGTTTTTTAAGTTGGTGGGTATTGATTTTCAATCGGCAGCGGACAGGTCAATAACTTTAGAGGAGGCGCTTTTAAGAATATCAGATGCTTTTGTTAAAATTCCTGATGGTGCTGAGAAGACGGCTATAGCGATAAAGTTATTTGGGCGGTCTGGGTCGGAGCTTGTTCCTTTTCTTTCTGTTGGGCGGGAGAGGTTGCAGGCTCTTGGTGAGGAGTTTGTAAAAACTGGGAAGTTGTTATCGCCTGATGCGGTAAAGCGTGCTAAAGAGCTTAATGACCAGTTTAATCAATTAAAGACGACGATACAGGGTGTAGCACTACAAACTGCTGAAACTCTTGTTCCTGTAATTCAAGATTTGGTGCACAATTTACAGTCGCTTTTGGAGCGTTACAATAAGTTGCCGGTTGGTATTAGAAGGACAGGCACAGAGGCTTTATTGCTTGCTGGGGCGTTGGCGATATTGGTTAAAACGATAACCATAATTATAAACGGCATAAAGACGCTTCAGTCTGTCATTTTGCCGTTGATAACTGTTTTCTCAAGTTTTGCTGGTGCGATTTCTGGGGTAGCGGCGGCATTAGGTGCTGGCGGGTTAGCAATTCGTCATTTTGTGCGTGATTTGAGGACAGCCCAGGTTTTAGAGCAAGGGGTTCAGGTTGGATTGGCTGTTAAGCAGGGGCAGAGGGTTAGTTGGTTAGACAAAAGATTGCTTGAGGCAAGGTTATATGAGATAGCTGGCGGTGGTTTTACGACTCCAGAGATAGAGCGTGCTAAAAAGAGATTTGACGAGATTAGGAATTTACAGGAGTGGTATAAGAGGGGATTGCCAGTCATAGAAGCCACCGCTGAGACGACTGAGGATTTGGCGAGTAAGATTGCGAAAATTGGCGAGAAAAGTGGCGAGGCTAAAGAGAAGGTTAAGACGCTGTTTGACATATTTACTGAGAAGACAGCCGACCTTGCAGATATCAATAAGGTGCTACAGGATGCAGCCAACATCCTGGGCATACAACTGACGACAGCGGCACTACAAAATCGAGACATGGTAATTCAGCTTTCGGGGGTGTATGATGGTTTATTGGCGTCGGTGGAGGAAAACATTGAGAGTCAGAAGCTTGTAGCGGATTTCTTTGCTCGGGTATTGCCGCAGGGTGTTGAGGTAGCGATAAAGGATTTGGATAAGTATAAGCGAGCGTTGTATGAGACTGGGGCTGTTGCTCGGATTACCGAGCCGATGTTAAGGGTTGCGTTGGCTATAGAGAAGGTAAAGGATGTGCAGGTGGGTAATATTGAGGTGTTGCGAGAGTTGAATGATTTATTTGGAGAGCAGGTAAAAGAGGTGGATTTGGTTAGTGAGGGTGTAGAGGGGTTGAGTGATACATTATTGGCTTTGGCTGGGGCTTATGAGATTTTGAGTGAGCGGCAGCGAGAAAATTTTGAGTTGCAGAAAAGTTTTGCGGGCACATTAAAGTTGATACAGGCGGGGTATGATTTTGACAAGGAGGAGCTGTTAAAATTTTATGAGACTGCCAACAAGTTAGGATATGATGCGGTTAATATTGGTGGTGAGTGGGTAAATATTGAGGAAAAGATAGCGGAGTTGATGGATGAGTTGACTGAGAAGACAGAAAAGTTGACAAAAGAGCAACAGTTAGCGGTTAATCTTTTTGCTGAGTTTGCTTCTACTTTAATGGATGCGATGATTGCTGGGCGGAGTTTTGGTGAAGAGATGAATAGGGTTTTTGAGCGATTAATACAGACGATTATAAGGGCTATTATTAAGGCCTTGATACTGAAGGCGATAAAAGGTTCGGCAATGGGTTGGGGTGATGTGTTTGATGTGGTTTTTTCTGGGATAGCGGCGGGTTTTGATGCTCCTCGTAGCGATATGCGATTAATGGTTCAGTCGTATTATTCAACTTTGCGTAATGCGTATCAGATAGCTGAGCGTTGGACCAATGATTTTAATCGGTATCGCAATTTAGGTATATCGCAGTTGGTTGGTGTTAAGGAAAAGCCTGTGTTTTATGTTGATGTTTCTGCTCCGTTGCCCGGGGCGTATGTTAAGGCGGTGCAGCAGTTGCCGGCGGGGGAGATGGATTTGTTTTATCAGAAGGTTCAGAAGAGGGTAATAGATAGGCGTAAAATTTTGTAAAGGCGTAAAATTTTGTAAATTGGGGGTTTTATGATGAAGGTTTTGATGCGTGTAGGTGATGGTGAGTGGGTTGACATAACGAGGTTTATTGAGAAGTCGAGCGTGAATGTGATAAATAATCGGACAGAGGAGGCTATAGGTGAGTATGTGCCGAGTGATTTGCGGTTGGTGTTATTAGATGATGGTGGTAGGTATGTGGAGTTTGGCAATCGGACGATAAAAGATTTTGTGAATAGTTTGTCAGATGAGCCTATAAGTGTTGAGATTTATTGGGGGGATTGTGAACCAAGGAGTCTTATTTTTTCTGGTGTAGTTGTGCGGCAGTTGACGGAGATATCTTTGTCGAGGGTTGTTTTGACTGTTGCGTCGAGGTTTAAGCAGTTAGAGGATGTGTTATTGCGGGCGATACGGGTGCAGCATCCGAGGCGAGAGGTGCGGCGGTTGTTTTCTGGAATAATGCCGTATGAGCCAAGGGTTGAAATTCCGTCGAGGTATGCCGCCAATGGATGGTTGGACTGGGAGTTGGCGGAGCGGGTCAAGTTGACGGGGCTTTGGGATGTGCCGATGACAGAGATGGTGCTTTTGGAGTTGAAGGACAGGGTTTTTGATAGAGAGTATATAGGGCTTGTTGGTCTTGGTGGTTATGTGTATTCGGTGTCTATGGCTGACGGGATAAGTCAGGGGCGGGTGATAGTAGAGCGGGAGGACTGCGAGGGGATAGATTGGACGATTGGACCGATTACGAGGATAATTCCGTGTTATAGCTATACAGGGCATGAGACTTTTAAGTGTTTTTATTTAATTCAAAGCAAATATAGTATCAGGTATGGCAATTATTTTGTTTACAAGTTTTATGCAAGTCGCTGGGATTATGAAAGTCATAAACTGATAATAACAGGGGAGTTTGATGCTGAATATTCACGAGTAAGGATTTTACCTAAAAGCATTGCGTTTAATCCTCGGGTTAATTTTAATAATCCCACTCTTTTTGCAATCGGATGCCAAAATTCCCCCAACGCCAGCACTTATTATATCTGGGATTATCACTCCAGTTCCAGTGTTAAATGGCACATTGTCAAAGAATTACACATAGGGGCAGTTGATGTGTCGTCAGCAGGTGTGTTGGCGGTCAATTATCACAGGGAAACTGAGCAACATAATTTAGTATGCATTACCGAAGAAGGCGACATTGTAGCAACTCGTGATGCCTACGATGGCGATAAGTATCGTTATCTTCGGGGAGCCGAGACTGGCGAAGATAAGAAGGCATTGTATCTCCCCACTTATTATTACAACTACAACGATTTTTTCTTTGTCGGGCATAACAATTTGTATAGACTACAGAACTATTTGACAGGCAATGACATAACTAAAAGTTATTTAGACATTTTGCCTTTGGAATTTACTTTTTTTGGGCAAGGTCATAGGCGGGGGGATGGGTATGTTGAGGGTTGTGTTAAGTTAGAGACGGAATACAGACCGCCGCAGTGGGGTGGTAATGTTGTGTTGCAGCCTGGGGTGTATTTTGTGCGTTTGGCTGGGGCTTATCCTTATTTTTATTTTCAGAGCGATATTCCTATAGTTAGTTCGGTAAAGGATGTTGAGGATGTGCGGAGTGTGATGTTTTGGGATGAGGGTGAGCGGGCGTATCTAGGGATAGTTTTGGTGCGAGAGAAGGTGGCAGATAAGGGTTATGATGTGTTTTCTGGCTACAGGTTATCAAGGTATATTACGCCGAAAGTTTTTGAGGAAGAGGATAACGAGATATCAGCCAGAAATTTTTTAGGTGAGGTGGCGAAGGCTTTTGGGTGTTATTTGGTTTCAACTGGGTCTTGGCAGATATACGGCAATGGCATTTTCAGTAAGTTTGTGCAGTGGCAGATGCCGGCGAGGTTTTTAATCAATGACGAAGTTATCTTAAAGAATTCTGTTATGTCGCATTGTATAAGGTATAGTGGCGTAGTTGTGAATACACGGGATGGTGGACAGGTGGTTTTGGGTAATAAGACAACTAGTAATGTGATAAGTGTATCTGGGCGATACATAACTTATGCTTGGGCGAGGATAATAGCCAAAGATTTGTATGAGATGTATTGTCGGCGTTATTGTCGTGTTTGGCGTGTGTATTTGCCTGTGAATGAGAATACACAGGTGATTGACCTGACAACAGGTGATAGGGTTGGTGTGTCGAAGTTGATTGGGCAGGTATGCGTGCCGGTATATTTTGAGTCTGCGAAGTTAGGTGTGGGGCGTGTTAAGTGTATAGTTGTGGCGTCTGAGTTTAGGGAAAGTGATATGACTATAGAGTTGGAGTTAGAAGAGTTGCCTGAGGAGGGCGTGCTTCAGCAGTTTAGAGAGGCGACGGCGACACCGCCGAATGCTCAGATAACGATGATAGATTACGGGACTTTATGGGGGTATGAAGAAAATCCCGATGAGCAAATTACAGGGATTCATCCGGTAGATTGGACCGGCGAATATGGACTTTGGAGGGGCTATTTGACTGGTAATGATAGGTATTATGAGCCAAGACCGAGCGATAAATTTGATGTTTATTGGGAATTAAATGAGGATGGGGATTTGACCCCAAGGAGCATCTAAAGGTTGCTTAAAATGCGATTTAGAGGGGATTAAAAAGGTTTTATGGTGGTAGTTAAGGTAATTAAAGTTAAAAGAAAATTAAAGCAAGTTAGAGGGGGTGGATATGGCATTACCTAAAATTGTGATTGACGAGGTAAACATTGGTGGCACAGCGACAGAGTATATAATTCGGCAGTTGGATTGTCCGAAGATAGATTATGGTTTTAAGATAGAGGAAGACGCGCCCCCGGCGACGACGATGGCTAATGAGATAAAGACTTTTTATTCTGGTTTGCGATTTTATGCTCGGATTGAGTTTTGGGGTGATTATGATGACGAGTGTAGCACGTTTTGGTCTGAGGTATTACGGGCGGCGGTGCGAGGGGCGAAGATATATTTTTTCCCAGATGCTGAGCGTGAAGAGAATTATGAGGTAATGTTAACGGTTGATTCGAGGCGGCGATTTGAGGAGAACTCGATGCGGTTGGTGGATGGTGTGTATGAGTTTGTGGCGAAGAAGACGATATTTAGCAGAAGGATTTAATTTTCATATAATTTTTATTAATTTTTATATGCTGGATAAACACTTGACAAGACAAGGCAAGGTGTTTTAATGTAAAACAAAGAGGGAGGATAAGATGGCAACACCTAATATAATTCCCCGTGGCAATAAAGAAGGCAATATTGGTTTGCCAAACAGGCGGTGGGATAAGGTTTATGCTGATGGAGTAGATGTTAACGTAGTAAATGCTGGGGTTGTCAATGCTGAAGAGATAAATTGTGAGAATTTGCTTAGGAGGCGAAAGTATCATTTCTTTGATAATTTTTTAAGGGCTAACCTGTTAATCGGAGTTGAGGCCGGTTCGCCGTGTATTTGGTTAAGCAACAGTCCAGAAAAGTGGTATAAAGCTACAGAATTTGGTCATTATTGTATTGCTAATGATAGCGACACTGACTTATATCTTCCAGATAATGTTTATCGTGCTATCCATAATGCTGTTTTTGAGACCGCAATTAAAGTGTCAAATAGTAATATAGTTTTTATAGTCGGATTGTATAATGAAGATGGTGAGGGGTTTTATTTTGTAGGTAAAAATGGCCTATTGAAAGCCAGAAATTTTGACGGCAATAATGAGAATATTCAAGATTTATTAGAATTATCAACGGAAGTGATTTACCAGTTAAGGATTGAGACCGATTTGGGGGGTGTGAAATATTTTGTCAATGATGTCTTAATGGCTACGCTTACATCTTGTATTTACGAAGGTGCTGTAAGTCCAAGAATAATAGTTGAGGCAGGGACTTTGTATCTGTATTATGTTGAGTGTTGGCAATATGGTTGGTTTTAATGTTTTTTTTTAATGTTTTTTTTAATGTTTTTTTTAATGTTTTTTTAATGCTTTTTTAATGTTTTTAATGTTTTTTTAATGTTTGATTTTAATCTTACAAAGATTGATTTTAACAATGGGGGTGGTTATGGTGTTTAGAAAGAATGGCAATGGGACGATAGAGACAAATTGGCGGACATTGGCGGCAATATTTTCGTCTTTGTCGGTGATAATTGGGCTGTTTACGACTATAATTAACATTGGCATTGCTTGGGGGCAAATTAAAAAAGACATTGACAACATAAAAACTACGACTCACGAGTTGCGACTGGATGTTAAAGAGATTAGGGAAAAAATACCAGCCTTGTGTGCCGAGATAGACGAGCACTCGAGGCGATTGGCAAAACTGGAGCGATAACAATAACGCCAAAGCAATGCCGAGAAGTTATTTTGTCTTTTGGTTTTGTGTGATAATGGCTATTATAGCGGGGCTACTGCTGGGCGGCTTTGTGATTTTTAGATTTGTAGTAAAGCCCGCCTTAAGTCCTTTAACACAGAGCTACAACATTAAGCCTGTTATTCAGATTTTACAAGAAGCCCTTAAGACTCAAATTAAATCGCAGGTTCAATCGCAAGTTAAATCTCAAATTAAATCACAGATTAAGCCGCAAATTAGCCAAGACTCACCAATTTTATCACCAGCGGTTAAAGAAGCAATAGAAGGGATAATCAGCAATTCTGTAAATCCAATAATCTCGTTTATTCCTAAATCTCAGAAATACACGCAAAAGCCAAAATTTATTGTTCTGGTGGGGATATCGGGGCAATTATCGGGGAAGTTATCGGGACAGACATCGTATTCGTGGCGTCCTGTGTTGTTTTCTTCAGTAGAATATATGCGGCAAATTAAAAATTCGGACTTTTACTGGACAATCGGCATTTCTGTCCCCTTTAGGCAAGACAGCATTATAAACAAAACCGCAATAAAATTTGGTTTGGCTTGGTTGCATTAATTTTATGATGTTTTTTATTATAGTTTTAAATTATAGTTTTAACAATTATAGTTTTAACAAGAGCAGTTTTAACGAAAGGAGGGACAAATGAACGACGATAGGGTTGTCAGAAGTGTAAAACAAGAGTTGAGGCGATTAGGTTATATGGTGTTTCTTTTGGTTGTCTCGCTATTAGGCGTGCTTTTAGGCAATGGTGCTGGGCTTTTCTTCAGAACCACACTAAAATGGTCTTTCGCAATTATCTTTACTCACTTCACTTGGAATAGCCTTTTCGGCGGCTACATTGATACCAAAGAGGCACTACATAACGCACCAGATAACAAGTTTCTCGGAATTGCTATCCTCCGAGCCCTGTTTTACGCTGGCTGCTTAATATCCTTCAGTCTTATGCTGTAAAAATGCTCTTAATAGTAAAATGCTCTTAATAATCCTTATTTTATTGGTCTCGCAATATTTTACTCTAAAAGAATTCGCATCGCCCGATAATGCTCCAATGCCACCTCTGGCACAAAAAAACATTACTGAGATTGTAATCCCCGGACTGACATTTATACGCAAAAACACAGGTATACCAATGATTATTACATCAGGGTATCGCTCACCTGAACACAATGCTAAAGTCGGTGGCGTAAAAAATTCTGAACACACTCTGGGATTAGCCGCCGATGTCGCAGTTAAAAACGCAATAATGCGATACAAGTTTATCAAATACGCATTAGCTTACCCAATAACCAGAATTGGCGTATACAACACCTTCTTACACTTCGGCTTCTCAACAGAACACCCCCAAAATGTCATCTGGACCAGCATTGAATGATAAAAAAAGATAAAAAAATAAAAAAGAAAGGAGGTGAAAAACAATGGATATTACAGCCCTAATCCAACAATTCATACCTGCGGCAATTATGGTCTATTACTCAACCTGCGCCACAACCGTCGTCGCTATCACACAAATAATCAAAAACATTACCTCAAGCTTAGGCTACAAAATCCACGGCTTCCTCGCATTCCTCACATCCCTAATAGTCTCCTGCCTCGTAATACTCGCAACTTTCGCTAAACTACAACCAGACCTCGCAATACCGGTATGGCAATACATCGTCTCAATTATCATTGTATGCGGAATTGCCAACGGCTTTTGGAAAGTAGCCAAACACTTTTCTGGACAACTATAAAACAACTATAAAAAAACTATATAAAAAAATGACAAAACAAATGGCGTGCCACCGCATATAAGCCCGATAAACAGGCAATTCAACATTGGCGGACCTCGGCACGCCACCAAATTTTTATTGAGCACCAGCGTTAATATCACTAAACAATTAACACCTCAATTTTAATTATACACCCTACACCATTCTTGCTAAACATATTTTAATTTTTCTTAAACTTCATTTATAAAACATTGTAAATCAAAACATAACAAAAAAACGAGGGAATAAATTAACTCTTGACAAATATTGTTTTTTATGTATAATTTGGTTGAGGTTAAGATGGAAAATTGTTTTGTAAAATAAAATAGAAATAGGGCGGAGCGTAAATTGCTCCGCCTTTTTTTAACCAAAAAAGGGGGAGTTATGGATATAAAAACCACCCTGGAACAAAAAATCTCAGAATATATAAAAAACACAAAACGCAATTACCCCGTGCATTCTAACCGCGCATCTGAACTTGGGCATCCCTGTCTGCGATATCTTGTTTATTGTCGAACTCGTTGGGAGGATAGGTTAATGCCGTCGGACGAATTACAAGTCGTGTTTAACGAAGGACGAATTCATGAACGAGCGGTTATTGAGTTATTAAACAATGCAGGTATCCCGGTCGTTGAGCAGCAAAGCACGCAATTCTGGCGCGAGTTTAACTTGTCTGGATCGATAGATGGCAAAATACTGCTTGATGGTCGGGCGATTCCGATTGAAATTAAGTCGGTTTCTCCGTATACGTTTGAGAAGATAAACGACGTCGACGACCTGTTTTTGGCAAAACAGTATTATCTCAGAAAATATCCGACGCAAATGTTGATTTACTTATTGTTAAACAATACGGATTACGGAATATTAATCTTAAAGAATAAGGCGTCTGGACAGATTAAATTTATTGAAATCTACCTTAACTCTTATTTGGAGGTTGCTGAGGAGGCGATAAAGAAATGTGAACTTGTCGAAAAACACATTAAGGGAAACACTTTGCCGGACCAGATTAACGATTACGACGTCTGCGGCGATTGTAGCTTCTTTCATATTTGTATGCCTAATATTGACTTACAGGAACTGCAATTTGTGTCTGACAAGGAACTTGAGGAGAAGTTAGAGCGGCGGGAGGAGTTAAGCAAATACGTAAAAGAGTATAACGAGTTGGATGTGGAGATTAAAGAGCGGTTTCGTGGCAAAGGGAACTTCAATGTTGGTGAGTTTTTAATCCAAAACATAAAAAGAACCCGCAAGGAATATCTAGTGCCTGCGGGCGAATATTTTGAGGTGCGGATAAAGAAACTGGCACCTCAAACAAAAAACCAAAAGGGGAGGGAGGATTAAAATGCCCGGCAAACAAATAAAACGAAAAGAACCACAAGTCCCAGAAGAGGCTGTTAGTCAGGCAGAGCCCCTACCAAATCCAATGTTAGCAGTGCAGCGAGCTCAAGAGATGCAAGAGGCAATCCGCAAGGTGCTTCGCATTGCGGTTCAGCAGACTAATCCTGAGGACTGGGTAGACCAAGGCGACAAACCATATCTGACTGCTGCTGGAGCTGAAAAAATTCGTGTGCTTTTCGGTATTAGTTTTAAGATAGTTCCAACCGGCCAATCAACACCTTATCTGATTGAAAATCATCCAGATGGACACTATACGATAACTTTTGAGGGGGAGTTTACATTTGCTGGTCAAACAATATCAGTAATTGGTTCTCGCTCAAGCAACGACCCGTTTTTCTGTAAGCGATATATAAACGGCAGAGAAGTTCAGCTGCCACCACAAGAAATCGATATTAAGGATGTGATTATGGCAGCATATAGTAATTTAATTATGAATGGCATTACGCGAATATTGGGGATAAGAAACTTAACTTGGGAAATGCTGAGAGATGCCGGTCTGGACTTAACCAAAATAAAGCGAGTTGTGTATCGTCAGAAGCCCCAACAGCCGCTCCAACAGCCGTATCAACAGTCAAAACAACCCCCAAATCAAACAACTAATCAATCATCCAGTCAACCAAACCAACAACTAAAACAACCCCCAAATGTTTAGTTTATGTTTAGACCAGATTTTTTGATTATCCCAACTCAATTGATAACTGACAAACGATT is from candidate division WOR-3 bacterium and encodes:
- a CDS encoding phage tail tape measure protein gives rise to the protein MAKIGELVVELKLIREKFSQELRRATDDIGQFKRSFSALSNVAAVVGTAVVGALSKMTYDFVRYGSEIDRLSKITGIATDSIQKLVYAAQQEHTSVEGLAVGLRNLSRTMVEAQQGTKEYVEFFKLVGIDFQSAADRSITLEEALLRISDAFVKIPDGAEKTAIAIKLFGRSGSELVPFLSVGRERLQALGEEFVKTGKLLSPDAVKRAKELNDQFNQLKTTIQGVALQTAETLVPVIQDLVHNLQSLLERYNKLPVGIRRTGTEALLLAGALAILVKTITIIINGIKTLQSVILPLITVFSSFAGAISGVAAALGAGGLAIRHFVRDLRTAQVLEQGVQVGLAVKQGQRVSWLDKRLLEARLYEIAGGGFTTPEIERAKKRFDEIRNLQEWYKRGLPVIEATAETTEDLASKIAKIGEKSGEAKEKVKTLFDIFTEKTADLADINKVLQDAANILGIQLTTAALQNRDMVIQLSGVYDGLLASVEENIESQKLVADFFARVLPQGVEVAIKDLDKYKRALYETGAVARITEPMLRVALAIEKVKDVQVGNIEVLRELNDLFGEQVKEVDLVSEGVEGLSDTLLALAGAYEILSERQRENFELQKSFAGTLKLIQAGYDFDKEELLKFYETANKLGYDAVNIGGEWVNIEEKIAELMDELTEKTEKLTKEQQLAVNLFAEFASTLMDAMIAGRSFGEEMNRVFERLIQTIIRAIIKALILKAIKGSAMGWGDVFDVVFSGIAAGFDAPRSDMRLMVQSYYSTLRNAYQIAERWTNDFNRYRNLGISQLVGVKEKPVFYVDVSAPLPGAYVKAVQQLPAGEMDLFYQKVQKRVIDRRKIL
- a CDS encoding D-Ala-D-Ala carboxypeptidase family metallohydrolase; the protein is MLLIILILLVSQYFTLKEFASPDNAPMPPLAQKNITEIVIPGLTFIRKNTGIPMIITSGYRSPEHNAKVGGVKNSEHTLGLAADVAVKNAIMRYKFIKYALAYPITRIGVYNTFLHFGFSTEHPQNVIWTSIE